The following is a genomic window from Bacillus sp. FJAT-52991.
TCAAATCCCCATCTCCAATATCTTCCATAAAAAATTCTTTAAGCATGGATTCTAGTTTGATCCGATTCACAAAACCCTCTCCTTATCCATGTGTGTTGTATTGTTTGTATAATTCGTTTGCCCATCCAACTCTCTTCTTCAATAGAAAAGTCAGAACGAATATGCGCACCGCGGCTTTCTTCTCGTAATAAAGCTGGGTAACTAATTAAATAGCTATTGATAAATAAAAACAGCTTCTCTATTTCCTTATGGGAAAGGACATCTATCCCCTTTTTGATCCAATCATTCACGCCTGATTCTGTTAAATAATGAAGATGTGCTTGAAGCTTTTCTCCTGAACGAATCATTCCTACTGCTTCCATCATTCGTTGCTGCAACTCGCTTTTAGATAAAAGCGCGATTTTTTCTGAATCGATTTTTTCTTCATAATGAAAAATAGGTATAGCATTTGAAATCTGAGGTTGTTCATTCAAGTATTTAGCTAGCCTGCGACCAAATACAATTCCTTCAAGCAAGGAATTACTCGCTAGTCGATTCGCTCCATGAACGCCGCTGTTTGCTGTTTCTCCGATAGCATACAGTCCTGGGATGGTCGTTCGGCCAAAAGTGTCAACGCAAATGCCTCCCATTAAAAAATGACTGCCAGGCGCGACCGGAAGCAACCCATCTGCGACAGAAATCCCATGCTGTTCACAAAGAGCGGTAATCGTTGGAAACTGTTTCTCGAAATCTAGAATAGAACGAATGTCGATATATACGTCTTTTCCATTGGCTCGAGCTTTGTAAATTTCATAAGCTGTAATATGTCTTGGAGCTAAATCTTTTAATGGATGAACATGTTCCATCAGTCGATTTCCCGCCTCATCAACGAGAGTCCCCCCTGCTCCTCTCACCGCTTCAGATACGAGCCCTTTTGTTTCTCCATTCACATAGAGCAAGGTCGGGTGGAATTGAATAAACTCCATATCCGCGATCTCTGCCCCTGCTCGAAAGGCCATCGCAATGCCATCTCCTGTCAACATTGTTTGATTCGTCGTAAATGGATAAATCGCTCCCACACCACCTGAAGCTAAAACGACGTGGCGAGCACGATATATTTGAACGGAGCCGTCTCTTCTTTTCGTTTTCACGCCCACACAAGTCGAACGATCTACCGATAATAGCAACTCATACGCCATTTCTTGCTCAATAATCTGTACCTGCTCTGGCAACTGTTCAAGTAAAAACTCAATCGTATGCCGACCTGTCGCATCGCCGCCTGCGTGAACAATCCGATTCATTCGATGCGCTCCTTCTAACCCTAATGAAATATGACCAAATTCATCTCGATCAATAGGCAAACCTTCCGCCACTAACTGCTTAACAGTAGTCGCTCCTTCTTCTACTAGACGTTCCACTTCACGATAGGAATGATGAAAACGACCCGCTGTGATCGTGTCTTCTACATGGAATCTCAGATGATCATTACGATCGACAACCGCAGCAATTCCTCCCTGTGCCCAATACGAGTTGCTTTGTCGAATCACTGATTTTGTGATAACACTCACATGCAACGCCGAATCTAAAAGCCGAGCCAATTGTAAAGCGGCAATTCCACTGCCAATGATCAATACATCCAGTTGATTTTTCATGTTTTCTCCTCCTGTTTTAACAGGTGTCTTGACACATATATTTACACAATTTTAAACTAAAGACAAGACTTTTTTATAAAGGGGATACGATTATGCCTTATTTTGACTATGCTGCAACCACTCCGATGTGTGAAGAAGCACTCAATGTTTATATAGAAGCGAGTCGTCAGTTCTTTGGAAACAGTTCAAGTCTTCATGACGATGGAGAACGTGCTCGTTTCTTACTTGACAGTTGTCGTGAACGACTAGCTACTTTCATTGGTGGACAGCAGGAAGGAATTTATTTTACCTCTGGAGGAACGGAAAGCAATTTACTAGCGATTATTTCTTTAGCGAAACAAAAAAAGGACGAAGGAACACATATTATTACAACAATGACGGAGCACTCCTCTGTTCATACAGCGATGAGCTATCTTGAAAAAGAAGGATTTCAAATCACTAGACTTCCACTCAATTCAGAAGGTCTATTGGAAATAAGCACACTTAAAGCAGCGATTAGACAGGACACCATTCTCGTTTGCTTACAATATGTCAATTCTGAAATTGGAACAATTCAACCAGTCATCGAAGCAGGCATGATGTTAAAGCAAAAAGGGATTCTCTTGCATTGTGATTGTGTGCAAGCCTTTGGCAAAATCGATTTACATTCTTTAATCCCTTATGTCACTAGCCTATCGATCGCTTCTCATAAAATATATGGTCCTAAAGGAGTGGGAGCTGCCTACATTTCCCCCTCCATCCCTTGGCAACCGCTTTTCCCAGGAATCTCTCATGAAAAAGGATTTCGCGGGGGAACAGTAGATGTTCCAGGCATTGCCGCATTTATCGTAGCCGCTGAAAAAGTTTGTCAATCGTACTCGCTTCATAAAGAATGGAACTTACGACAGCGATTAAAGGAACAATTAGCCCACTCCCGATATGAGTGGATCGAAGCGGATAAAGAACATCAACTACCTTCCATCATTGGGATGAGGTTAGCTGGAACCGAAGGACAGCTGATCATGTTGAAATTAAATGAATACGGTTTTTCTATTTCTACGGGAAGTGCTTGTCAAGCATCCATCGAAGGCGGTACGAAGGCTGTGCAAGCGATGGGATTTTCCGAAGAGGAGGCTAAACAATTTTTTCGCATTTCTTTCGGTGAAGAAACGACTTTAGCAGAAATCGATGCTTTAGCGAAGCGACTACTTAAGACGAGTTATGCTACAATGAACAGTATGGAAATTTAGCATGGAGGGATTTAAATGGCTCCAGGGAAAAAGATTTTAGGAGAAGAACGGCGGTCACTGATTTTAACATGGCTTCAAGATAGTCAAGAACCATTAACGGGGAGCGAACTGGCAAGCCGTACAAATGTTAGCCGTCAAGTGATTGTCAATGATATTACGTTATTAAAAGCGCGAAATGAACCAATTATGGCGACAAGCCAAGGATATGTCTACTTACCTCAGCCATCACCAGAGAAATGGTATGAGCGTTCCGTTGCTTGTTTTCATTCACCAGAACAAACGGAGGATGAATTAAATTTACTCGTCGATTTCGGTCTTCTTGTGAAGGATGTCAAAATCGAACATCCTATCTACGGAGACTTAACGGCTTCTATTATGGTATCGAACCGAAAAGAAGTGGCGCAATTTATTCAAAAAGCCGCGGAAACGAATGCCGCCTATCTTTCTCAACTAACAAATGGGGTGCATTTACACACGATCGCAGCAAAGGACGAGCGCACATTAGATGAAGCAGAAGCAGCATTAAAAAAAGCTGGATTCTTGCTAGTGGAAAATTAACGACAAAAGCAGAGTAGGATCAAAAACAAAGAATGTTGCAAAGCTATAAAATTCTTTAACAGTTAAGAGCCGACACTGAAATAAATATGATGTCGGCTTTTTTGTAATAATATGTAATCCGTTCAACTAAAGAAGAAAAGCAGGAAGAATAGTGATGAAAGATGAACGATATCCGATTGGCCGATTTGAGTATCCCCAAAATATATTACAGGAAGATATTCAATATTGGATTAATGATATTACTTCTTTACCAAGTCGTTTAAAATCTTTAACACAAGATTTAAGCAAAGAAGAGCTTGCTTATACATATCGAACAGGTAGTTGGACAATCCTGCAATTGGTTCATCATATTGTAGATAGTCATATGAATGGTTATATTCGTATGAAAATGGCTCTAACAGAAGAAACACCAATCATTAAAACTTATGAGGAGTCTAAATGGGCAGAATTAAATGATTATGAGTTGCCTATTAAAGTTTCATTAACACTGCTTGAATCGTTGCATGCAAAATGGGGATATTTATTAGAAAACTTGACCACAATTCAACTAAAAAAACAATATATGTACCCTGACGAAAATGTAATGAAAATTGAACAAAGTATTGCTCTTTATGCATGGCATGGCAATCACCATCTAGCACATATTCAGCAAGCTTTAAATATTTAAGTATTCTATAGCTTTAGTTCAAAACATCACACAACTTCATTAATTGTTTTATTTCATTGAATTATGACATGAAGAATAGCTTAAAAGGCAATGCTACAATTGGAGTAGCATTGCCTTTAATACTTTGTTCATATTTTATTAATTAGCTATAAAAGGAGTTTTATGAATATACTCCTTAGCTTTTATTTGCCGAATAATAAAAGATGCGCTGTATTCCTTAGTTTTCAATCGAGTATGCTTGATAACTTCCAAGCACTTGAACGGAGCAACCGAGCGCTTCCATTTCAGCAAAAGCTCCCGGAAGCAAGATATCGTCTACTTTTTGCGCAATATCAATGATAAAGAAATAGTTTCCAAGCCCTGTTTTCAATGGACGAGATTCAATTTTACTTAAGCTAATATCGCGCCAA
Proteins encoded in this region:
- the nadB gene encoding L-aspartate oxidase; this translates as MKNQLDVLIIGSGIAALQLARLLDSALHVSVITKSVIRQSNSYWAQGGIAAVVDRNDHLRFHVEDTITAGRFHHSYREVERLVEEGATTVKQLVAEGLPIDRDEFGHISLGLEGAHRMNRIVHAGGDATGRHTIEFLLEQLPEQVQIIEQEMAYELLLSVDRSTCVGVKTKRRDGSVQIYRARHVVLASGGVGAIYPFTTNQTMLTGDGIAMAFRAGAEIADMEFIQFHPTLLYVNGETKGLVSEAVRGAGGTLVDEAGNRLMEHVHPLKDLAPRHITAYEIYKARANGKDVYIDIRSILDFEKQFPTITALCEQHGISVADGLLPVAPGSHFLMGGICVDTFGRTTIPGLYAIGETANSGVHGANRLASNSLLEGIVFGRRLAKYLNEQPQISNAIPIFHYEEKIDSEKIALLSKSELQQRMMEAVGMIRSGEKLQAHLHYLTESGVNDWIKKGIDVLSHKEIEKLFLFINSYLISYPALLREESRGAHIRSDFSIEEESWMGKRIIQTIQHTWIRRGFCESDQTRIHA
- a CDS encoding IscS subfamily cysteine desulfurase, whose translation is MPYFDYAATTPMCEEALNVYIEASRQFFGNSSSLHDDGERARFLLDSCRERLATFIGGQQEGIYFTSGGTESNLLAIISLAKQKKDEGTHIITTMTEHSSVHTAMSYLEKEGFQITRLPLNSEGLLEISTLKAAIRQDTILVCLQYVNSEIGTIQPVIEAGMMLKQKGILLHCDCVQAFGKIDLHSLIPYVTSLSIASHKIYGPKGVGAAYISPSIPWQPLFPGISHEKGFRGGTVDVPGIAAFIVAAEKVCQSYSLHKEWNLRQRLKEQLAHSRYEWIEADKEHQLPSIIGMRLAGTEGQLIMLKLNEYGFSISTGSACQASIEGGTKAVQAMGFSEEEAKQFFRISFGEETTLAEIDALAKRLLKTSYATMNSMEI
- a CDS encoding YfiT family bacillithiol transferase; protein product: MKDERYPIGRFEYPQNILQEDIQYWINDITSLPSRLKSLTQDLSKEELAYTYRTGSWTILQLVHHIVDSHMNGYIRMKMALTEETPIIKTYEESKWAELNDYELPIKVSLTLLESLHAKWGYLLENLTTIQLKKQYMYPDENVMKIEQSIALYAWHGNHHLAHIQQALNI
- a CDS encoding transcription repressor NadR, with protein sequence MAPGKKILGEERRSLILTWLQDSQEPLTGSELASRTNVSRQVIVNDITLLKARNEPIMATSQGYVYLPQPSPEKWYERSVACFHSPEQTEDELNLLVDFGLLVKDVKIEHPIYGDLTASIMVSNRKEVAQFIQKAAETNAAYLSQLTNGVHLHTIAAKDERTLDEAEAALKKAGFLLVEN